In one Acidobacteriota bacterium genomic region, the following are encoded:
- a CDS encoding TonB family protein, whose protein sequence is PPRAASTAPPSAPPREEPKPTPAEPPKPPAPVPPAPPKETAKPAPAEPAKAAPPPEPQKEAPKPPAQEGVAFGNYILMDKIAVGGMAELFKARQNGLEGFKRIVAIKRILPHLAANQEFVTMFTDEAKLAAQLNHPNIGHIYDLGKLEDSYFIAMEYVDGRDLRTILKELDNHQARMPYRVAVFIAQRVCAALHYAHTAKDVDGKPMDLVHRDVSPQNIIISTTGEAKLVDFGIAKAASKASHTQSGALKGKLLYMSPEQAWGKTINHQADIFALGVVMWEMLTGRKLFYGDSEMSILEKVREAKVEPPQKYREDLPEELERIVLKALGKTTEERYPSCQAMMADLERFAYDEWETLPSAYDAAAFLNGFFPDVYKREILDNLKKEPEAQEGKSARGGKIPKSQRGRPAPLKKDKAPAPEPPPAPVKAEEPPKAVPAPKAVPSEPKPAPAPAEPKPAPAAPPTPAKSLDETTGSRMFGDVVEKPSGGMNKNLLIGGGVAAAILVVVVGFFALRGKKPAAPPVPEPTGSPAAAAQPGPSGASPATQPAAPPPVVATPVPATPAAGAPPATEAEIAAARRSATGAVNAFNKAVSDLEQAGAGQYVADSLASLKQSQQNIQNLMRRAKTPEEFKAAEDGARQAVTLAGQVKTQFEQAKAAADQEAARKAAEAEAARKAQEEAARKAQEEEAERAAQAGKIKAGDFVDLWAVDVKPRETKKVPVAYTPMARQNKVQGTVYVEVSISETGDVTAAKVVRGLTPDYGLNDACVQAALQTKYSPAIKDGVPVKTTLTYPVVFKIQSP, encoded by the coding sequence GCCGCCCCGGGCGGCCTCGACCGCTCCGCCCTCCGCCCCTCCAAGGGAAGAGCCCAAACCTACACCCGCAGAGCCTCCCAAGCCTCCGGCCCCCGTGCCCCCAGCGCCGCCCAAGGAGACCGCCAAGCCTGCGCCCGCCGAGCCCGCCAAGGCCGCCCCCCCGCCCGAGCCGCAGAAGGAGGCGCCCAAGCCCCCCGCCCAGGAAGGCGTGGCCTTCGGAAACTACATCCTCATGGACAAGATCGCCGTGGGCGGCATGGCCGAGCTCTTCAAGGCCCGCCAGAACGGGCTGGAAGGCTTCAAGCGGATCGTGGCCATCAAGCGGATCCTTCCCCACCTCGCCGCCAACCAGGAGTTTGTGACGATGTTCACGGACGAGGCCAAGCTGGCGGCCCAGCTCAACCATCCCAACATCGGCCACATTTACGATCTGGGCAAGCTCGAGGACTCCTACTTCATCGCGATGGAGTACGTGGACGGGCGCGACCTCCGCACCATCCTCAAGGAGCTCGACAACCATCAGGCCCGGATGCCCTACCGGGTGGCCGTGTTCATCGCCCAGAGGGTCTGCGCGGCTCTCCATTACGCCCACACCGCCAAGGACGTGGACGGAAAGCCCATGGACCTGGTCCACCGGGACGTGTCCCCGCAGAACATCATCATCTCCACCACCGGCGAGGCCAAGCTGGTGGACTTCGGGATCGCCAAGGCCGCCTCCAAGGCGAGCCACACGCAGTCCGGCGCGCTCAAGGGGAAGCTCCTCTACATGTCCCCGGAGCAGGCCTGGGGCAAGACCATCAACCACCAGGCCGACATTTTCGCGCTCGGCGTGGTGATGTGGGAGATGCTCACGGGCCGCAAGCTCTTCTACGGCGATTCCGAAATGAGCATCCTGGAAAAGGTCCGTGAGGCCAAGGTGGAGCCCCCGCAGAAGTACCGCGAGGACTTGCCCGAAGAGCTCGAGCGCATCGTGCTGAAGGCCCTGGGCAAGACCACCGAGGAGCGGTACCCCTCGTGCCAGGCCATGATGGCCGACCTGGAGCGGTTCGCGTACGACGAGTGGGAGACCCTTCCCTCGGCCTACGACGCCGCGGCCTTCCTGAACGGGTTCTTCCCGGACGTCTACAAGCGGGAGATCCTCGACAACCTCAAGAAGGAGCCCGAGGCCCAGGAGGGCAAGAGCGCCCGGGGAGGGAAGATCCCCAAGTCCCAGCGCGGCCGGCCGGCCCCCCTGAAAAAGGACAAGGCGCCGGCTCCCGAGCCTCCGCCGGCGCCCGTCAAGGCCGAGGAGCCCCCCAAGGCCGTCCCGGCCCCCAAGGCGGTCCCGTCCGAACCCAAGCCGGCCCCCGCTCCCGCGGAGCCGAAGCCGGCCCCGGCGGCACCGCCCACGCCCGCCAAGAGCCTCGACGAGACGACGGGAAGCCGGATGTTCGGGGACGTGGTGGAGAAGCCCTCCGGCGGGATGAACAAGAACCTCCTCATCGGCGGAGGGGTGGCCGCGGCCATCCTGGTCGTTGTCGTCGGGTTCTTCGCTCTCCGCGGGAAGAAGCCCGCCGCCCCGCCCGTGCCCGAACCGACGGGAAGCCCGGCAGCGGCCGCCCAGCCCGGGCCCTCCGGCGCCTCCCCGGCCACCCAGCCGGCGGCCCCGCCGCCCGTGGTGGCGACCCCCGTCCCGGCGACCCCAGCCGCCGGAGCGCCCCCCGCCACGGAAGCCGAGATCGCCGCGGCTCGCCGGAGCGCCACGGGCGCCGTGAACGCCTTCAACAAGGCCGTGTCCGACCTGGAGCAGGCCGGGGCCGGTCAGTACGTGGCCGATTCCCTCGCCTCGCTCAAGCAGAGCCAGCAGAACATCCAGAACCTCATGCGGCGGGCGAAGACGCCCGAGGAGTTCAAGGCCGCCGAGGATGGGGCCAGGCAGGCGGTGACCCTCGCGGGACAGGTCAAGACCCAATTCGAGCAGGCGAAGGCCGCCGCGGACCAGGAGGCGGCGAGAAAGGCCGCCGAGGCGGAGGCCGCGCGCAAGGCCCAGGAGGAGGCCGCCCGTAAGGCTCAGGAAGAGGAGGCCGAGCGGGCCGCCCAGGCCGGGAAGATCAAGGCCGGCGACTTCGTGGACCTCTGGGCCGTGGACGTGAAGCCGCGCGAAACCAAGAAGGTGCCGGTGGCCTACACGCCCATGGCAAGGCAGAACAAAGTCCAGGGAACGGTGTACGTGGAGGTCTCGATTTCCGAAACGGGTGACGTGACCGCCGCCAAGGTGGTGCGCGGGCTGACCCCCGACTACGGCCTCAACGACGCCTGCGTCCAGGCGGCCCTGCAAACCAAGTACTCCCCGGCCATCAAGGACGGGGTGCCCGTCAAGACGACGTTGACCTATCCTGTGGTCTTCAAGATCCAGAGCCCGTAG